In the genome of Chlamydomonas reinhardtii strain CC-503 cw92 mt+ chromosome 4, whole genome shotgun sequence, one region contains:
- a CDS encoding lactoylglutathione lyase: MLLVQRSASLLLIRPQSSACKRFVSGRARQPTTGARRSIVAMSGSLSELHAIPGVCVNPDPSTQNFVFQQTMFRIRDPAKSLDFYTRVLGMRLLAKLDFPDMKFSLYFLGYEDVKDIPEDPADRTVWMFRRKACLELTHNWGTESDPNFAGYHSGNSDPRGFGHIGFSVPDVYAACKRFEELGVEFQKKPDDGKMKGIAFIKDPDGYWIEILNADNARQFVGWGK, from the exons ATGCTTCTGGTACAGCGTAGTGCTTCTCTGCTGTTAATTCGGCCGCAGAGCTCTGCCTGCAAGCGTTTTGTCTCGG gccgcgcccgccagcccaccaccgGAGCTCGCAGGAGCATCGTCGCCATGTCTGGGTCGCTGTCTGAGCTGCATGCAATCCCCGGGGTGTGTGTCAACCCGGACCCCTCCACCCAAAACTTTGTCTTCCAGCAG ACTATGTTCCGCATCCGGGACCCCGCCAAGTCTCTGGACTTCTACACGCGCGTGCTGGGCATGCG CCTGCTGGCCAAGCTGGACTTCCCTGACATGAAGTTCTCGCTGTATTTCCTGGGCTATGAGGACGTCAAG GACATTCCTGAAGACCCCGCTGACCGG ACTGTCTGGATGTTCCGTCGCAAGGCCTGCCTG GAGCTGACGCACAACTGGGGCACTGAGTCCGATCCCAACTTCGCGG gCTAccacagcggcaacagcgaccCGCGCGGCTTCGGCCACATCGGCTTCAGCGTGCCTGACGTGTACGCGGCGTGCAAGCGCTTCGAGGA GCTGGGTGTGGAGTTCCAGAAGAAGCCAGATGACGGCAAGATGAAGGGCATTGCGTTCATCAAG GACCCGGACGGCTACTGGATTGAGATCCTCAACGCCGACAACGCGCGCCAGTTCGTGGGCTGGGGCAAGTAG